The DNA region AGGATTAAAAGAAGAAGAATTCCTAAATCGCCTTCGCGTGTTTTTCTTTGAACATCCTTTTATCCAAGCCTTTCTAAAAGAATTAAACTCCGCAGGCGGAGAGCTTTACTTCGGAAGAGTCAGACAATGGTTAGCCGCTAACTGTGCAGACTCCCCAACTCCTAGAGCCTGGGAAGTAACAAAAAATGTCCAGATACTCTATCACTGGATAGAAACACTCGGAAGCGGCAAATACGCAGTAGACGTTCCGGGAACACATTCACTGAGGATTTTTTTGAAATAATATCATTTTGAAAAATATTCCTATCCCTCGCAGGATAGGGATTAAATATTTAACCCCGTTGAGGCTTTCCTTTTTACTATAGCTCCAACGGAGCGCAATCCCTCCTGGTATGGGTGCAAGCCCATACCAGTGTATTTATAAAAGCCAAAATTCCAAGGGTATAAAATTACTTTACAGAATTAAAATCAATCAAAACTGAGTAACAAGCCTTGGATTACTGCCAAAAAAAACTGAAAAATAGGAGGGAACAATGATTGATGTAATTTCTTATATTGAAACATTAACGAATGCTATTGTAGAAAATGTTAAGCCGGAGAAAGTTATTTTATTTGGTTCTCATGCCTATGGGACTCCAAACAAAAATAGTGATATTGATATTCTTGTTATCGTAAAAGATTCACCGTTACCTCGGAACGAGAGAACGGGAGAGTTGTATATTTCTATGAGAAAATATTATTCTAATTATTCCATTGATTTTGTTGTTTATACAGAAGCCGAAGTCCAAAGTGGAAAACTGTAAGACAAGCATTTATTACCTCGGTCATCAAAAAGGAAAGCTATTGTATGAGCGACAGGTTTGAACTTGCAAAGTCTTGGTTCAATACTGCCAATGAAGATATTCTAGCGGCAGAACACGAAATGCGCTATGAAGATGCAATCCTTAGATCCGTTTGTTTTCACTGTCAACAGGCAGTTGAAAATATATTAAAGGATTTATAATATACCTTGATGGAGAGTTCTCTATACGCATGATATCTTTCGTTTATTAAATGAACTTAAAACTTACGAGAATGAATTAAGCTTAAATGATATATCCCGGATAAGCTTACCGTGTATGCAGTAGAAGCTCGCTATCCTGATCCTGATACGATAATTACGTTAGATCGCGCCAAAGAGGCTTTAGCCATTGCTTACGAAGTCAGGAATCGAATTTTAGAAAAAATAAATTAATTTCTCGGAAGCGGCAAATACGCAGTAGACGTTCCTGGAACACATTCACAGAGGATTTTTTTGAAATATTATAATTTTGAAAAATTATTCTTTTTAAAAAATTATCTTTTGAAAAAAAATTCCTTTTGAAAAATATTCCTATCTTTAGTAGGATAGGGATTAAATATTTCGCCCCGTTGGGGCTTGGCTTTTTACTATTAGGCCCAACGAGCGAAATCATTCGTAGGGTGCTAGCTGCACCCCACAATCCGCTGGGGCTTTCCTTTTACCATAGCTCCAACGGAGCGCACTATCTCCTGGTATGGGTGCAAGCCCATACCAGTGTATTTATAAAAGCCAAAAATCCTTTTTTTGCAATGGATTCTTGTAAAATTTTCAATTTGACAATAAACTGATTTTGATAGTTGTATATTAAAGAAGGAAATACGATGAAATTAAAATTAGCTGGACATGAGACTTTTTATCCTAGAGAACATTGGCTTTAAAGGGCTTAATGAACAGGGATGCAAAGGTTGCTTCTTTAAAAGCAAAACAAGTCAGTTTTTTTAAAGACCTGAAGAGTCAAATGAAGATTATCCAACCGATTATATGGGAGTTGAGGCTAATATGGTGAAATCAATTTCGCCACTGG from Leptospiraceae bacterium includes:
- a CDS encoding nucleotidyltransferase domain-containing protein, which codes for MIDVISYIETLTNAIVENVKPEKVILFGSHAYGTPNKNSDIDILVIVKDSPLPRNERTGELYISMRKYYSNYSIDFVVYTEAEVQSGKL
- a CDS encoding HEPN domain-containing protein, whose translation is MSDRFELAKSWFNTANEDILAAEHEMRYEDAILRSVCFHCQQAVENILKDL